From a region of the Rhinopithecus roxellana isolate Shanxi Qingling chromosome 8, ASM756505v1, whole genome shotgun sequence genome:
- the MTMR11 gene encoding myotubularin-related protein 11 isoform X1, with protein sequence MWWGGRGQSFNIAPRKEEPEMGSVQESRMPEPRSRQPSSCLASRCLPGEQILAWAPGVRKGLEPELSGTLICTNFRVTFQPCGWQQNQDTPLSSEYDFALVNIGRLEAVSGLSRVQLLRPGSLLKFIPEEIMIHGRDFRLLRVGFEAGGLEPQAFQVTMAIVQARAQSNPAQQYSGITLSKAGQGSGSRKPPVPLMETAEDWETERKKQAARGWRVSTVNERFDVATSLPRYFWVPNRILDSEVRRAFDHFHQGRGPRLSWHHPGGSDLLRCGGFYTASDPNKEDIRAVESMLQAGHSDVVLVDTMDELPSLADVQLAHLRLRALCLPDSSVAEDKWLSALEGTRWLDYIRACLRKASDISVLVTSRVRSVILQERGDRDLNGLLSSLVQLLSAPEARTLFGFQSLVQREWVAAGHPFLTRLGGTGASEEAPVFLLFLDCVWQLLQQFPADFEFSEFFLLALHDSVRVPDTLTFLRNTPWERGKQSGQLNSYTQVYTPGYSQPPAGNSLNLQLSVWDWDLRYSNAQILQFQNPGYDPEHCPDSWLTRPQPSFMIPGPPSSVWLFSRGALTPLNQLCPWRDSPSLLAVSSRWLPRPAISSESLADQEWGLPSHWGACPLPPGLLLPGYLGPQIRFWRRCYLRGRPEVQMGLSSPTISGLQDELSHLQELLRKWTPRISPEVHSKKRDPHTIFNPTEIVGILKGRAEGDLG encoded by the exons ATGTGGTGGGGGGGCCGGGGCCAGAGTTTCAACATTGCCCCCCGGAAGGAGGAGCCAGAGATGGGG TCTGTCCAGGAAAGCAGGATGCCGGAGCCCAGGAGTCGTCAGCCTAGCAGTTGCCTGGCCTCCAGATGCCTCCCAG GGGAGCAGATCCTAGCATGGGCCCCAGGGGTGAGGAAGGGGCTGGAACCTGAATTGTCTGGAACCCTCATCTGTACCAACTTTAGGGTCACCTTCCAGCCCTGTGGATGGCAGCAGAATCAG GACACTCCCTTAAGCAGTGAATACGATTTTGCCCTGGTCAACATTGGGCGATTAGAGGCTG TGAGCGGCTTGTCCCGAGTCCAGCTCCTCCGTCCAGGGTCCCTGCTTAAATTTATCCCTGAGGAGATTATGATTCATGGCCGAGACTTCCGGCTACTCAGAGTTGGTTTTGAGGCCGGAGGCCTAGAGCCTCAGGCTTTTCAG GTGACCATGGCCATTGTCCAAGCCAGAGCTCAGAGCAATCCAGCCCAACAGTATTCGGGGATAACCCTGAGCAAGGCTG GCCAGGGTTCTGGCTCCAGAAAACCACCAGTTCCTCTCATGGAGACAGCGGAAGACTGGGAGACTGAGCGGAAGAAGCAGGCAGCCAGAGGCTGGAGAGTCAGCACGGTCAACGAGAGGTTCGACGTAGCCACCAG CCTCCCCCGTTACTTCTGGGTCCCTAACCGAATTCTGGACAGTGAGGTCAGGAGAGCATTTGACCACTTTCATCAGGGCCGTGGACCG CGCTTGTCCTGGCATCACCCTGGGGGCAGTGATCTTCTCCGCTGTGGAGGCTTCTATACAGCCAGCGACCCTAACAAGGAGGATATCAG AGCAGTGGAGTCGATGCTCCAGGCTGGGCATTCAGATGTTGTCCTGGTAGACACTATGGATGAGCTGCCTAGCCTTGCAGATGTCCAACTTGCCCACCTGAGGCTGAGGGCCCTCTGCCTGCCTG ATTCATCTGTAGCTGAGGATAAATGGCTTTCAGCCCTGGAAGGAACACGATGGCTGGACTATATCAG GGCTTGTCTTCGAAAGGCCAGTGACATTTCAGTATTAGTGACATCCAGGGTTCGTTCTGTAATACTTCAAG AGCGCGGTGATCGTGATCTCAATGGCCTCCTCTCTTCACTCGTCCAGCTGCTTTCAGCCCCTGAAGCCCGAACACTGTTTGGCTTCCAATCCCTAGTGCAGCGAGAGTGGGTGGCAGCTGGACATCCCTTCCTGACTCGGCTTGGGGGAACTGGGGCCAGTGAAGAG gCTCCGGTGTTTCTCCTCTTCCTTGATTGTGTCTGGCAGCTCCTCCAGCAGTTTCCAGCTGATTTTGAATTCTCTGAGTTTTTCCTTCTTGCTCTTCATGACAGCGTCAGGGTTCCTGACACCCTTACCTTCCTGAGAAATACCCCCTGGGAGCGCGGAAAGCAGAGCGGACAG TTAAACTCCTATACACAAGTCTACACCCCAGGATACTCCCAGCCCCCAGCTGGGAACTCTCTTAACCTGCAGCTGTCTGTCTGGGACTGGGATTTACGCTATAGCAATGCACAGATACTACAATTCCAGAATCCTGGCTATGACCCAGAACACTGTCCAGATTCCTGGCTCACTAGACCGCAG CCAAGCTTCATGATTCCTGGACCCCCCAGTTCTGTGTGGCTCTTCTCTAGAGGAGCATTGACCCCCTTGAATCAGCTCTGTCCTTGGCGGGACAGTCCCTCCCTGCTGGCAGTCTCTTCTCGTTGGCTCCCTCGACCTGCTATCTCCTCTGAAAGCCTGGCTGACCAGGAATGGGGTCTCCCCTCACATTGGGGAGCTTGCCCTTTACCTCCAGGGCTGCTGCTGCCTGGATATCTGGGACCCCAGATCAGGTTCTGGAGACGCTGCTACCTGAGGGGAAGGCCTGAGGTCCAG ATGGGCCTCTCATCTCCCACAATCTCTGGCCTCCAGGATGAGCTATCCCATCTTCAGGAGCTATTACGGAAATGGACACCAAGAATATCTCCTGAAGTTCACTCCAAGAAAAGAGATCCACATACCATTTTCAATCCCACTGAAATTGTGGGCATTCTCAAAGGCAGGGCAGAGGGGGATCTGGGGTAG
- the MTMR11 gene encoding myotubularin-related protein 11 isoform X2, producing the protein MWWGGRGQSFNIAPRKEEPEMGSVQESRMPEPRSRQPSSCLASRCLPGEQILAWAPGVRKGLEPELSGTLICTNFRVTFQPCGWQQNQVTMAIVQARAQSNPAQQYSGITLSKAGQGSGSRKPPVPLMETAEDWETERKKQAARGWRVSTVNERFDVATSLPRYFWVPNRILDSEVRRAFDHFHQGRGPRLSWHHPGGSDLLRCGGFYTASDPNKEDIRAVESMLQAGHSDVVLVDTMDELPSLADVQLAHLRLRALCLPDSSVAEDKWLSALEGTRWLDYIRACLRKASDISVLVTSRVRSVILQERGDRDLNGLLSSLVQLLSAPEARTLFGFQSLVQREWVAAGHPFLTRLGGTGASEEAPVFLLFLDCVWQLLQQFPADFEFSEFFLLALHDSVRVPDTLTFLRNTPWERGKQSGQLNSYTQVYTPGYSQPPAGNSLNLQLSVWDWDLRYSNAQILQFQNPGYDPEHCPDSWLTRPQPSFMIPGPPSSVWLFSRGALTPLNQLCPWRDSPSLLAVSSRWLPRPAISSESLADQEWGLPSHWGACPLPPGLLLPGYLGPQIRFWRRCYLRGRPEVQMGLSSPTISGLQDELSHLQELLRKWTPRISPEVHSKKRDPHTIFNPTEIVGILKGRAEGDLG; encoded by the exons ATGTGGTGGGGGGGCCGGGGCCAGAGTTTCAACATTGCCCCCCGGAAGGAGGAGCCAGAGATGGGG TCTGTCCAGGAAAGCAGGATGCCGGAGCCCAGGAGTCGTCAGCCTAGCAGTTGCCTGGCCTCCAGATGCCTCCCAG GGGAGCAGATCCTAGCATGGGCCCCAGGGGTGAGGAAGGGGCTGGAACCTGAATTGTCTGGAACCCTCATCTGTACCAACTTTAGGGTCACCTTCCAGCCCTGTGGATGGCAGCAGAATCAG GTGACCATGGCCATTGTCCAAGCCAGAGCTCAGAGCAATCCAGCCCAACAGTATTCGGGGATAACCCTGAGCAAGGCTG GCCAGGGTTCTGGCTCCAGAAAACCACCAGTTCCTCTCATGGAGACAGCGGAAGACTGGGAGACTGAGCGGAAGAAGCAGGCAGCCAGAGGCTGGAGAGTCAGCACGGTCAACGAGAGGTTCGACGTAGCCACCAG CCTCCCCCGTTACTTCTGGGTCCCTAACCGAATTCTGGACAGTGAGGTCAGGAGAGCATTTGACCACTTTCATCAGGGCCGTGGACCG CGCTTGTCCTGGCATCACCCTGGGGGCAGTGATCTTCTCCGCTGTGGAGGCTTCTATACAGCCAGCGACCCTAACAAGGAGGATATCAG AGCAGTGGAGTCGATGCTCCAGGCTGGGCATTCAGATGTTGTCCTGGTAGACACTATGGATGAGCTGCCTAGCCTTGCAGATGTCCAACTTGCCCACCTGAGGCTGAGGGCCCTCTGCCTGCCTG ATTCATCTGTAGCTGAGGATAAATGGCTTTCAGCCCTGGAAGGAACACGATGGCTGGACTATATCAG GGCTTGTCTTCGAAAGGCCAGTGACATTTCAGTATTAGTGACATCCAGGGTTCGTTCTGTAATACTTCAAG AGCGCGGTGATCGTGATCTCAATGGCCTCCTCTCTTCACTCGTCCAGCTGCTTTCAGCCCCTGAAGCCCGAACACTGTTTGGCTTCCAATCCCTAGTGCAGCGAGAGTGGGTGGCAGCTGGACATCCCTTCCTGACTCGGCTTGGGGGAACTGGGGCCAGTGAAGAG gCTCCGGTGTTTCTCCTCTTCCTTGATTGTGTCTGGCAGCTCCTCCAGCAGTTTCCAGCTGATTTTGAATTCTCTGAGTTTTTCCTTCTTGCTCTTCATGACAGCGTCAGGGTTCCTGACACCCTTACCTTCCTGAGAAATACCCCCTGGGAGCGCGGAAAGCAGAGCGGACAG TTAAACTCCTATACACAAGTCTACACCCCAGGATACTCCCAGCCCCCAGCTGGGAACTCTCTTAACCTGCAGCTGTCTGTCTGGGACTGGGATTTACGCTATAGCAATGCACAGATACTACAATTCCAGAATCCTGGCTATGACCCAGAACACTGTCCAGATTCCTGGCTCACTAGACCGCAG CCAAGCTTCATGATTCCTGGACCCCCCAGTTCTGTGTGGCTCTTCTCTAGAGGAGCATTGACCCCCTTGAATCAGCTCTGTCCTTGGCGGGACAGTCCCTCCCTGCTGGCAGTCTCTTCTCGTTGGCTCCCTCGACCTGCTATCTCCTCTGAAAGCCTGGCTGACCAGGAATGGGGTCTCCCCTCACATTGGGGAGCTTGCCCTTTACCTCCAGGGCTGCTGCTGCCTGGATATCTGGGACCCCAGATCAGGTTCTGGAGACGCTGCTACCTGAGGGGAAGGCCTGAGGTCCAG ATGGGCCTCTCATCTCCCACAATCTCTGGCCTCCAGGATGAGCTATCCCATCTTCAGGAGCTATTACGGAAATGGACACCAAGAATATCTCCTGAAGTTCACTCCAAGAAAAGAGATCCACATACCATTTTCAATCCCACTGAAATTGTGGGCATTCTCAAAGGCAGGGCAGAGGGGGATCTGGGGTAG